The following proteins are encoded in a genomic region of Neomicrococcus aestuarii:
- a CDS encoding M20/M25/M40 family metallo-hydrolase — translation MAENHTDYSIADEEVVDICRQLIRHDTTNFGGNNAKGERAAAEYVAELLSEVGFECVIEESAPGRASLVARFEGTDSSLPALVVHGHLDVVPAIADDWSVDPFAAEVKDNMVWGRGAVDMKDMDAMILASVRHMARNGEKPRRDLILAFFADEEAGGEYGASFMVNEHAHLFEGATEAISEVGGFSADINGQRAYLLQTAEKGIAWLKLTAGGRAGHGSQVNDDNAVTKLAAAVSRIGAHEWPLDYTKTTRAFLEGVSELTGVAFNEENPQELLDQIGTVARFVGATLQNTSNPTVLTAGYKHNVIPGTAEALIDARTLPEQQELVIEKIRELAGQGVDLSIVHQDVALETSFSGNLVDSMVLALEKEDPGAVVLPYMLSGGTDNKSLSRLGITGYGFAPLRLPKELDFTGLFHGVDERVPIDSLRFGMRVLHSLLSTY, via the coding sequence ATGGCCGAGAACCACACTGACTATTCGATTGCTGATGAAGAAGTAGTTGATATTTGTCGACAGCTTATTCGCCATGACACCACGAATTTTGGTGGAAATAACGCCAAGGGGGAGCGGGCAGCAGCAGAGTACGTCGCCGAACTGTTGTCCGAAGTTGGCTTTGAGTGTGTGATCGAAGAATCGGCTCCAGGACGAGCCTCCTTGGTGGCACGTTTTGAAGGTACGGATTCGTCGCTTCCAGCCTTGGTGGTCCACGGTCACCTAGACGTGGTGCCGGCCATCGCTGACGATTGGAGCGTTGACCCCTTCGCGGCTGAGGTCAAGGACAACATGGTCTGGGGCCGCGGTGCCGTGGACATGAAGGACATGGACGCCATGATCCTTGCCTCGGTCCGTCACATGGCCCGCAACGGTGAAAAGCCTCGGCGTGACCTCATCTTGGCGTTCTTCGCGGATGAGGAAGCCGGCGGTGAATATGGTGCCAGCTTCATGGTCAACGAGCATGCGCATCTCTTTGAAGGTGCCACAGAAGCCATTAGCGAAGTGGGCGGATTCTCCGCGGACATCAACGGTCAGCGAGCTTACTTGCTCCAAACCGCCGAAAAGGGCATCGCTTGGCTCAAGCTCACGGCAGGCGGGCGAGCAGGCCACGGTTCGCAAGTCAATGATGACAATGCGGTCACGAAACTTGCCGCTGCGGTTTCTCGCATCGGTGCGCACGAATGGCCACTGGACTACACCAAGACCACCCGCGCTTTCCTAGAGGGCGTTTCTGAACTCACGGGCGTTGCCTTCAATGAAGAGAATCCACAAGAGCTCTTGGACCAGATTGGAACCGTGGCGCGATTTGTGGGGGCCACCTTGCAAAACACGTCTAATCCCACGGTTCTCACGGCCGGTTACAAGCACAACGTGATTCCTGGAACGGCGGAAGCTCTCATTGACGCTCGCACGCTTCCAGAGCAGCAAGAGCTCGTGATTGAGAAGATCCGAGAGCTGGCTGGTCAGGGCGTTGATCTCTCGATCGTCCACCAAGACGTTGCCCTCGAGACCTCCTTCTCCGGCAACTTGGTGGACTCCATGGTGCTGGCGTTGGAAAAGGAAGATCCCGGCGCTGTGGTCCTTCCCTACATGCTCTCTGGTGGCACAGACAACAAGTCGCTGTCCCGCCTCGGCATCACCGGTTACGGCTTCGCTCCGCTGCGTTTGCCGAAGGAGCTGGACTTCACGGGCCTCTTCCACGGCGTGGACGAGCGTGTGCCCATCGACTCACTTCGCTTTGGAATGCGTGTGCTTCACAGCTTGTTGTCCACCTACTGA
- a CDS encoding acyl-CoA dehydrogenase family protein translates to MTNHNEVPVTSVLTPDLLARIRERAAGYDSANVFPTEDFEELVAAGYLKAMLPRDLGGFNWGMRQAVEAQRLLAAHAPATALAVNMHLVWTGVARLLAERGDNRLAMVQEWVSDGEVMAFGISEAGNDSVLFDSMTTAQLADDCSYSFTGLKIFTSLAPAWTKLGIFGKSTEGDQQLLVHGFVDRSDPGVETIENWDTLGMRASQSHSTRLNGARVSAGRIHSKLPVGPNADPLIFGIFASFLTLTASVYVGIVDRATEIASETPRRRRSLSQGGATYSNDPTIRWQIADAGMLKLALDAHARTIAGDLDDRVDHGASWFPRLVTFRTDAGNKAREAVQLALQVSGGGQYYRGTELERLYRDVLASLYHPSDAESAHNTLANWLVGPIQTANES, encoded by the coding sequence TTGACTAATCACAACGAAGTGCCCGTAACCAGTGTCCTCACCCCCGATCTTCTGGCTCGGATCCGCGAGCGTGCCGCTGGCTACGATTCTGCAAACGTGTTTCCCACGGAGGATTTCGAAGAGCTAGTTGCCGCCGGATACTTGAAGGCAATGCTCCCTCGGGATCTGGGCGGATTCAACTGGGGAATGCGTCAAGCAGTGGAAGCGCAGCGTCTCTTGGCCGCGCACGCTCCTGCAACGGCTCTGGCTGTGAACATGCACTTGGTGTGGACAGGCGTGGCCCGTTTGCTCGCTGAACGCGGCGACAACCGCTTGGCCATGGTTCAAGAGTGGGTTTCAGACGGCGAAGTGATGGCCTTCGGCATTTCAGAGGCCGGCAACGATTCGGTGCTGTTTGATTCCATGACGACGGCGCAGCTCGCCGACGATTGCTCCTACAGTTTCACTGGGCTCAAGATTTTCACGAGCCTGGCTCCGGCTTGGACGAAGCTTGGGATTTTCGGCAAGTCGACCGAGGGGGATCAGCAACTGCTGGTTCACGGCTTCGTGGATCGCAGTGATCCGGGCGTGGAAACCATCGAAAACTGGGACACCCTAGGGATGCGGGCCAGCCAGTCGCACTCCACTCGCCTCAACGGGGCGCGGGTGAGCGCCGGACGCATTCACTCTAAGCTGCCGGTAGGCCCGAACGCCGATCCGCTGATCTTCGGCATCTTCGCGTCCTTCTTGACGCTCACGGCTTCCGTCTATGTGGGAATTGTGGACCGCGCAACCGAGATTGCCTCGGAAACCCCGCGGCGTCGTCGTTCTCTCTCTCAAGGAGGTGCGACCTACTCCAACGACCCCACCATCCGCTGGCAGATCGCAGACGCAGGAATGCTGAAGTTAGCGCTCGACGCTCACGCCCGCACCATCGCCGGTGACCTGGATGACCGTGTCGACCACGGCGCGTCGTGGTTCCCTCGCTTGGTGACGTTCCGCACAGACGCAGGCAACAAGGCGCGCGAAGCGGTGCAGTTGGCGCTCCAAGTTTCCGGCGGCGGACAGTACTACCGCGGCACGGAACTCGAGCGTCTCTACCGTGATGTGCTCGCGAGTTTGTATCACCCATCGGATGCGGAATCGGCCCACAATACGCTCGCCAACTGGCTCGTAGGACCCATCCAAACGGCCAACGAATCCTAA
- a CDS encoding DUF5703 family protein, protein MREISTPQTQLKRDPSKPFEYLIVTTRPEHNLADVRRQLAEYAEYGKWDLHRTRLYMGGARRYWMRRRILRVERTLPPIQ, encoded by the coding sequence ATGAGAGAAATTTCTACTCCACAGACTCAACTCAAGCGCGATCCATCGAAACCGTTTGAGTATTTGATTGTGACTACGCGCCCCGAACATAATCTCGCCGATGTGCGCCGCCAGTTGGCTGAGTACGCCGAGTACGGCAAGTGGGATCTGCACCGGACCCGGCTCTACATGGGTGGAGCCCGGCGCTACTGGATGAGGCGACGTATTCTGCGCGTGGAACGCACACTCCCGCCTATTCAGTAA
- a CDS encoding primosomal protein, giving the protein MTKDPRVALEVLVSSLEEHLSAIVSRRGEDDPSVDAAFLRIADAFEDYEDALYEEYGEVTPLDLYDDGEGELDDDESEDDEDDSDEDSDEDTDDDDSEDDAVQAVNKAD; this is encoded by the coding sequence ATGACCAAGGATCCGCGTGTTGCATTAGAAGTTCTAGTTTCATCGCTTGAGGAGCATCTGTCTGCAATTGTTTCTCGCCGAGGCGAGGACGACCCGTCAGTAGACGCGGCATTTTTGCGGATTGCCGATGCTTTCGAGGACTACGAAGACGCGTTGTACGAAGAATACGGTGAAGTGACACCGCTTGATTTGTACGACGACGGCGAGGGAGAACTCGACGATGACGAATCAGAGGATGACGAGGATGACTCGGACGAAGACTCTGATGAAGATACAGACGATGACGATTCTGAAGACGACGCTGTGCAGGCTGTAAACAAGGCTGACTAA
- a CDS encoding undecaprenyl-diphosphate phosphatase: MSWIEAIILGLVQGLTEFLPISSSAHLRIVGEFLPSAQDPGAAFTAITQLGTELAVIMFFWRDIVRIISRWFGSLTGKVSRDDPDARMGWLVIIGSIPIGVLGILLQEYIDTTFRSLWITATMLIVFGLILAVADAIGKQDRHLEQLTVKHGIFFGLFQALALIPGVSRSGGTITGGLLMGYTREAATRYSFLLAIPAVFASGLYKLAKTLSGEGVVGPYGLGETFLATAIAFVVGFVMVGWLLRYISTHTFKLFVWYRILLGLALYILLATQVISA, translated from the coding sequence GTGAGTTGGATCGAAGCCATCATTTTGGGCCTGGTACAGGGCCTGACAGAATTCTTGCCCATTTCTTCTAGCGCCCATTTGCGGATTGTTGGCGAATTCTTGCCCTCCGCGCAGGACCCGGGCGCAGCTTTTACTGCGATCACGCAGCTCGGCACCGAGCTCGCCGTCATCATGTTCTTTTGGCGAGACATTGTCCGCATCATCAGCCGCTGGTTTGGCTCGCTGACAGGCAAAGTGTCCCGCGATGATCCAGACGCCCGCATGGGATGGCTCGTGATCATCGGTTCAATTCCTATCGGTGTCCTGGGCATCTTGCTTCAGGAATACATCGACACCACGTTCCGCTCGCTGTGGATCACCGCCACGATGCTCATTGTCTTTGGCCTCATCCTGGCCGTGGCCGATGCCATCGGCAAGCAGGACCGTCACCTAGAACAGCTCACGGTCAAGCACGGCATTTTCTTTGGACTCTTCCAAGCACTCGCACTCATTCCGGGTGTGTCCCGCTCCGGCGGAACCATTACCGGCGGTCTGCTCATGGGATACACCCGTGAAGCGGCTACTCGCTATTCGTTCCTGTTGGCCATTCCTGCCGTTTTTGCCTCTGGCTTGTACAAGCTCGCTAAGACTCTGAGCGGTGAAGGAGTGGTAGGACCGTACGGTCTGGGTGAGACGTTCCTCGCAACCGCTATCGCATTTGTGGTGGGATTCGTCATGGTCGGATGGCTGCTTCGCTACATTTCCACGCATACTTTCAAGCTTTTTGTCTGGTACCGCATCCTTTTGGGACTCGCGCTCTACATCTTGCTGGCCACTCAGGTGATTTCGGCCTAA
- the mshC gene encoding cysteine--1-D-myo-inosityl 2-amino-2-deoxy-alpha-D-glucopyranoside ligase: MHAWETRPVVKVEGTAPVLALQDSSRGNQTTPIKTAGDAAGVYVCGITPYDATHMGHAATYVNFDVMIRQLKDQGKTVTYVQNVTDIDDPLLERANDRGLDWQALAEDQTELFRTDMKALNVIAPDHYVGAVEAISTIVPVLEQLLAAGIAYPVPVTDGTAVHKGASDFYFDSEKAASDAWRLGDVSGYDRDVMMEFFTQRGGDPDRAGKHDALDPLLWRAAREGEPLWDGGLLREGRPGWHIECSVIARTYLPAPFTIQGGGSDLIFPHHEFSAGHASAVDGKELANHYVHTGMVGLDGEKMSKSLGNLVLVSQLRARGVEPVAIRATLLAEHFATDWFWTEDKLVAAQERIASWRAALDRGTSTEAAAAVIAQIREAVANNLDTPGALVAIDEWATTTETDNAETAHADAAATVRTALDSLLGLAL; the protein is encoded by the coding sequence GTGCACGCTTGGGAAACTCGACCGGTAGTTAAGGTGGAGGGCACGGCTCCGGTGCTTGCACTTCAGGACTCTTCGCGCGGCAATCAGACCACGCCTATCAAGACGGCAGGGGATGCTGCCGGCGTGTATGTCTGTGGCATCACGCCATACGACGCCACCCACATGGGTCACGCGGCCACCTACGTGAACTTTGACGTGATGATTCGTCAGCTCAAAGATCAGGGCAAGACCGTCACGTATGTCCAAAACGTCACTGACATCGATGACCCGCTCTTGGAACGCGCTAATGATCGCGGACTGGATTGGCAGGCGCTGGCCGAAGACCAGACCGAACTTTTCCGGACGGACATGAAAGCTCTCAACGTGATCGCCCCCGATCACTACGTTGGTGCCGTAGAAGCAATCTCCACCATCGTTCCTGTCTTGGAACAGCTCCTCGCCGCTGGCATCGCGTACCCGGTTCCCGTTACTGATGGCACCGCGGTGCATAAGGGCGCCTCTGACTTCTACTTTGATTCTGAGAAAGCTGCCAGCGATGCTTGGCGACTCGGCGACGTGAGCGGTTACGACCGCGACGTCATGATGGAATTCTTCACCCAACGTGGCGGAGACCCTGACCGCGCCGGAAAGCACGACGCTTTGGATCCGTTGCTATGGCGTGCAGCTCGCGAAGGCGAACCACTCTGGGACGGAGGACTTCTCAGGGAGGGCCGTCCAGGGTGGCACATCGAGTGCTCCGTCATCGCGCGAACCTACCTTCCGGCTCCGTTCACTATTCAAGGTGGCGGAAGCGACCTGATCTTCCCGCACCATGAATTCTCGGCCGGACACGCATCCGCCGTGGACGGCAAGGAACTCGCTAACCACTACGTGCACACCGGAATGGTGGGCCTCGATGGCGAGAAAATGAGCAAGTCCCTAGGCAACCTCGTCTTGGTCTCCCAGCTTCGAGCCCGCGGCGTAGAGCCAGTAGCAATCCGCGCCACGCTCCTTGCAGAGCATTTCGCGACCGATTGGTTCTGGACCGAAGACAAGCTGGTCGCCGCTCAAGAGCGCATCGCAAGCTGGCGTGCAGCCCTTGACCGAGGCACCAGCACCGAAGCCGCCGCTGCTGTGATCGCGCAGATCCGTGAGGCTGTCGCAAACAACCTTGATACGCCTGGAGCGCTCGTAGCGATTGATGAGTGGGCAACCACCACGGAAACTGACAACGCTGAAACCGCACATGCCGATGCCGCCGCCACGGTGCGGACAGCATTGGATTCCTTGTTGGGACTGGCGCTCTAA
- a CDS encoding proteasome assembly chaperone family protein: protein MADHSETNNDFISWVAQRGTDSSVRPAVMLVAFEGWNDAGEAASDAVRAFADAWGAQLIAQLPADDYYDYQFSRPTVRRNVEGKRVVSWPTTHVYRSEIPDHQIDAVFVRGVEPTYRWQAFTAHVLGIAQEQNVQAIIFVGALLADVPHSRPIPTTLSSEEPHLRDMLDAQEATYEGPTGIIGVMSETATESSIPGISLWAAVPHYVGQSPSPKASLGLVKQIEHILHVTIDETELREFAEAWERGVDELAREDAEVAAYVKQLEEQQDATELPEASGESIAREFEQYLKRRDKNRRDNWGDAGSGEPLS, encoded by the coding sequence GTGGCAGATCACTCTGAGACAAACAACGACTTCATTTCGTGGGTAGCCCAACGAGGCACGGATAGTTCGGTCCGTCCGGCGGTCATGTTGGTAGCTTTCGAAGGCTGGAACGACGCCGGCGAGGCGGCTTCAGATGCCGTCCGCGCGTTTGCGGATGCTTGGGGTGCACAATTGATTGCGCAGCTTCCAGCCGACGACTACTACGATTACCAATTCTCACGGCCCACGGTGCGCCGAAACGTTGAGGGTAAGCGCGTGGTTTCGTGGCCCACAACGCACGTTTATCGTTCAGAGATCCCTGATCACCAGATTGACGCGGTGTTTGTTCGCGGCGTCGAGCCCACCTATCGCTGGCAAGCATTCACGGCTCACGTGCTGGGTATTGCACAGGAACAGAACGTTCAAGCGATTATTTTTGTGGGTGCGTTGCTTGCGGATGTACCGCATTCACGTCCCATTCCGACGACGCTCTCTAGCGAAGAGCCGCACCTGCGGGACATGTTGGATGCGCAAGAGGCAACCTACGAAGGCCCCACCGGAATTATTGGCGTGATGTCAGAGACGGCAACCGAATCATCCATACCCGGAATTTCTTTGTGGGCTGCTGTACCGCACTACGTGGGTCAGTCTCCGTCGCCGAAGGCTTCGCTGGGTCTGGTCAAACAGATTGAGCACATTCTCCACGTGACCATTGACGAGACCGAACTACGCGAGTTCGCTGAGGCGTGGGAACGCGGCGTCGACGAACTCGCTCGCGAAGACGCGGAAGTTGCGGCCTACGTCAAGCAGCTCGAGGAGCAGCAAGACGCTACCGAGCTTCCCGAAGCAAGCGGCGAATCTATCGCGCGCGAGTTCGAACAGTATTTGAAGCGCCGAGACAAGAATCGTCGCGACAACTGGGGCGATGCTGGCTCCGGAGAGCCGCTCTCTTAG
- a CDS encoding HAD family hydrolase: protein MSEVRAVLWDMDGTIVDTEPYWIEAERQLVERFGGTWTSEDGLKLVGNALPKSAEYLQSHGVKMEVREIIDWLTNRVSSHVAVEVPWRPGARELLEELNAAGVPCAMVTMSEGPLARLIAAALPNGTFDFLVTGDLVTKGKPDPEPYNLAFDMLAEMYDGLTKGAVVAIEDSVPGVASAVASGVVAVSVPHHVPVPPNEAWTTWDSLDGKTLADLEELVAARAGMVASE, encoded by the coding sequence ATGAGTGAAGTTCGCGCCGTGTTGTGGGACATGGATGGAACCATTGTCGATACCGAGCCCTACTGGATTGAGGCCGAGCGCCAACTCGTAGAGCGTTTCGGCGGGACATGGACCTCCGAAGACGGTCTCAAGCTCGTGGGAAACGCCTTGCCCAAGAGCGCAGAGTATCTGCAGTCTCACGGGGTCAAGATGGAAGTCCGCGAAATCATCGACTGGCTGACCAACCGCGTGAGCTCACATGTAGCTGTGGAAGTTCCGTGGCGTCCCGGCGCTCGTGAACTGCTCGAGGAGCTCAATGCTGCTGGTGTTCCGTGCGCCATGGTCACGATGTCCGAGGGTCCGCTGGCCCGGCTCATTGCTGCAGCGCTTCCCAACGGGACTTTTGATTTCTTGGTGACCGGCGACCTTGTCACCAAGGGTAAGCCAGATCCGGAGCCCTACAATTTGGCCTTTGACATGCTCGCGGAAATGTATGACGGGCTCACGAAGGGCGCCGTGGTGGCCATTGAAGATTCTGTTCCTGGTGTGGCATCTGCCGTAGCCAGCGGCGTGGTGGCTGTCAGCGTTCCGCACCACGTGCCCGTTCCTCCGAACGAAGCGTGGACCACGTGGGACTCCCTAGATGGAAAGACCCTAGCGGACTTGGAAGAACTCGTGGCCGCGAGAGCCGGCATGGTTGCCAGTGAGTAG
- a CDS encoding site-2 protease family protein: MSSETPVASRNIPLGRVGSVPLYLAPSWFIIAALIVFMFGPDIARIFPYLGVGAYALAFLYAVFLAVSVLVHELAHALTAKSFGWNASEIVLTLWGGHTQFNAARATPWKSLAVALAGPAANLVLAGLGWLVESSLQPEGPGGLLLNVLIWANFLVAVFNLLPGLPLDGGRLVETIVWSATGNQAKGTIAAGWAGRLIVVALIGYFLIWPLMTGQQLQLQIVIVVVMVCGFLWMGAGQAIKFAGISSRVDGISAARLMEPATGFPQNASLGQLDEQLGNYPGAVILMSDSNQPVALVDPAAAGAVPTALRTTTPLASVARFPVRIPAVPVSAEGRTMVDYLATFDADVVAVVDSAGSICGLMRQDRIVDAVLGKK, translated from the coding sequence GTGAGTAGCGAAACCCCTGTTGCCTCCCGAAACATTCCGTTGGGACGGGTAGGTTCCGTCCCACTGTATTTGGCTCCGTCGTGGTTCATTATCGCGGCGTTGATCGTGTTCATGTTCGGCCCGGATATTGCGCGAATCTTCCCGTATCTGGGTGTTGGTGCTTACGCTCTTGCGTTCCTTTACGCGGTGTTCTTGGCGGTCTCCGTGTTAGTTCACGAGCTCGCTCACGCGCTCACGGCAAAGTCCTTCGGATGGAATGCTTCTGAAATTGTTTTGACGCTCTGGGGCGGGCACACGCAGTTCAACGCGGCGCGCGCCACTCCGTGGAAGTCCCTTGCGGTGGCGCTGGCTGGTCCCGCTGCCAACTTGGTGCTGGCGGGACTGGGCTGGCTCGTGGAATCTTCCCTGCAGCCTGAAGGGCCCGGGGGATTGCTGCTCAATGTACTCATCTGGGCAAACTTCCTGGTCGCCGTCTTCAACTTGCTACCGGGCCTGCCACTTGATGGCGGACGCCTCGTGGAAACCATTGTCTGGAGCGCCACCGGAAACCAAGCCAAGGGAACCATTGCCGCAGGCTGGGCGGGCCGCCTCATTGTGGTGGCGCTGATTGGATACTTCCTGATCTGGCCGCTCATGACCGGGCAGCAGCTGCAATTGCAGATCGTCATTGTGGTGGTCATGGTCTGCGGCTTCTTGTGGATGGGCGCGGGTCAAGCCATCAAGTTCGCCGGCATTAGTTCGAGAGTTGACGGCATCAGCGCTGCACGATTGATGGAACCTGCCACGGGCTTCCCCCAGAATGCCTCGCTAGGTCAGCTCGATGAGCAGTTGGGAAACTACCCAGGCGCCGTGATTCTCATGAGTGACAGCAACCAGCCGGTTGCCCTTGTGGATCCGGCTGCGGCTGGTGCCGTCCCCACCGCTTTAAGGACGACGACGCCGCTTGCGTCCGTCGCACGCTTTCCGGTGCGGATACCGGCGGTGCCGGTCTCCGCTGAGGGACGTACGATGGTGGATTACCTTGCCACTTTTGATGCCGATGTTGTGGCAGTAGTGGATTCGGCCGGTTCAATATGCGGCCTCATGCGACAAGACCGTATTGTTGATGCCGTTCTTGGAAAGAAATAA
- a CDS encoding tRNA (adenine-N1)-methyltransferase, whose translation MSEPVGAAHRRGPFRAGDRVQLTDEKRRINTVTLTENGQFESHKGVLKHDLLIGAPEGSIVENSLGVRYQALRPLAKDFVLSMPRGATVVYPKDAGQIVTMGDIYPGARVVEAGVGSGALSISLLRAVGDQGYLHSYERREEFADIARGNVETIFGGPHPAWQISIGDFQDRVVELEEPGSVDRVVLDMLAPWECVDAVATVLAPGGVWVNYVATVTQLSRTVEAIRRDGRFTQPESWESMVRGWHVEGLAVRPDHRMVAHTGFLMTTRRLADGMSGIPGQKRIKNTEFAPEDLAAWTAGHDPEAWNADGLGERNVSDRKLRRAARDAASTTQRGALNHLDESAND comes from the coding sequence ATTAGCGAGCCAGTGGGTGCAGCGCACCGCCGCGGACCGTTCCGCGCGGGTGACCGTGTGCAGTTGACGGATGAAAAGCGTCGAATCAACACCGTCACGTTGACAGAGAACGGACAGTTCGAATCACACAAGGGCGTGCTCAAACACGACCTCCTCATTGGTGCGCCCGAAGGCAGCATTGTTGAGAACTCCCTCGGCGTGCGCTATCAAGCGCTCCGGCCGCTCGCGAAGGACTTCGTCCTGTCCATGCCGCGTGGCGCCACCGTGGTGTACCCCAAGGACGCCGGACAGATCGTCACCATGGGTGACATCTACCCAGGCGCCCGCGTTGTAGAAGCCGGAGTGGGCTCAGGCGCGCTCTCGATCTCTTTGCTTCGTGCAGTGGGCGATCAGGGCTACCTACACAGCTACGAGCGACGCGAAGAATTCGCTGATATTGCTCGAGGAAACGTGGAAACCATCTTCGGTGGCCCGCACCCAGCATGGCAGATCTCGATTGGTGACTTCCAAGATCGCGTTGTAGAGCTCGAAGAGCCGGGCAGCGTGGATCGCGTGGTCCTCGATATGTTGGCACCGTGGGAGTGCGTGGACGCGGTTGCTACCGTGTTGGCTCCGGGCGGCGTCTGGGTGAACTACGTTGCTACCGTGACGCAGTTGTCCCGCACTGTTGAAGCGATCCGCCGAGACGGCCGCTTCACTCAGCCTGAATCATGGGAGTCCATGGTGCGCGGCTGGCACGTGGAAGGTCTCGCTGTCCGTCCGGACCACCGCATGGTGGCACACACCGGCTTCCTGATGACCACGCGTCGCCTAGCTGACGGCATGTCCGGAATTCCGGGACAAAAGCGCATCAAGAATACGGAGTTCGCTCCGGAAGATCTGGCCGCATGGACTGCCGGCCATGATCCAGAAGCGTGGAACGCGGATGGTCTGGGAGAACGTAATGTGTCCGATCGCAAACTGCGCCGAGCAGCGCGTGACGCGGCCTCGACCACGCAACGAGGTGCCTTGAACCACCTCGATGAGAGCGCGAATGACTAG